The following is a genomic window from Micropterus dolomieu isolate WLL.071019.BEF.003 ecotype Adirondacks linkage group LG04, ASM2129224v1, whole genome shotgun sequence.
ACTGAGActggttttgtatttgttttatatgaTGCATTAGTATtgcttgctgtttgttttttcccagACACACTGTATTGATTTGTACTTATTTGCAGCCTATGAAGGGTCTGGCATTAGAGTCGGACAAGGTGTGGCCCAATGTTCCTGTTCCCCAGACTGCTCCTATCCCTATCCCCATTTGTAATGGCTGTGGCACCTCATCTGATAGCATGATGCTCATGTCATCAACCAGCCTTGGCAAGACTGGACAGAAGTATGGTTAGTAGACTCCATAATACGGTTTGGAATTCctacatatatacattttagTTAAATGTCAGATTGGTCTTGAGGATCTTGATTTGAGTGAAGGGGAATGAAAATGTTCTCCCATGTAAATAAACTGCAACACTAAGGAACTTAACTTGAAGAGGTTAAGatgctttaaaaatgttaagtGTGTTTCAGAAAGATTGTTTGCTAACTCTGCTAGGCTCTCCAGAGAACAGTGGTCCTGAGAATATCCCTCCGGTGGGTGTCTTCTGGGACATTGAGAACTGCAGCGTTCCCAGTGGTCGCTCTGCTGGAGCTGTGGTCCAGCGTATTCGCAGCCGTTTCTTCCAGGGCCACCGCGAAGCAGAATTCATTTGTGTCTGTGATATCAGCAAAGAGAGTAAAGCTGTCATCCAAGAGCTCAACAACTGCCAGGTACcaacattaatttattttattttcatggttACGGTATTGCAGATGTTGGAGTTGGTCCTGTATGTAATGTATTTCCATGTCAGACATTAACTTCCATGAAATGACGTGAACATGTCATGTAATTCCCCACTAAAAGACTGCAAAAGAAAATTCACCAAAATGGAAGAAGTCTTAAGCTATATATACATAATTGTGCTTCATCAGGTTACCGTTGCACATATCAACGCCACAGCGAAGAATGCTGCAGATGACAAACTACGCCAGAGCCTACGACGCTTTGCTGAGACCCACACTGCACCTGCAACTGTTGTACTAGTATCCTGTGAGTTCAGCTCAGATTCACTATAACCAACTATAGTCTGAGTACTACAAAGGATTTTGTGATAagtgttgtttttcatttacagcggATGTGAACTTTGCAAGTGAGCTGAGTGACCTACGTCATCGCCATGGTTTCCAGGTAATCCTAGTCCATGGCAGCCATACATCTTCAGCCCTACTGCAGCACGCCCACTGCCACGTGGCCTTTCAGGAGATCACAGCGGATCTGCCACCACGTATGCTTGTCAAAGCACAGGTAGGCCCCACAAATGCTTCATTGAGACTTAAAATGCTTTGATTTAATCTATTAAATAAGGTAAGTATGTGCTGGTAACCAAGGAGAATTTCCTTTTTTATGTGGCCTTACGAAGAGGGCAGAGAGTGAGGCAGTTGGAATGTGTATTTGATCATAATGATTATTTACGCAACCTATACCACTCTGTTTTTCAACTATAAGGAAGACTACTGCTTTAATTTTTAAGTGTAAATTATACAAACCAGACAGGCGCGCTGTCTCTTATTCCCCTCCCTCAGCCGAGTTTCAACCTCCTCTATGTGCACAACCTCCCTGTCAACTGTGACAAGAGCCTGCGGAACGCTGTGAAGCTCAGGCTCCGGCGCCTGTCAGACAACTGTGGTGGCAAGGTGCTGGGCGTGTCCCAGGGCACAGCGGTCCTCCGTTTTGGCAGCCCTGAGGCAGCTACACGTGCCCGCAAGCGAATGGAAAATGAGGATGTGTTTGGCCACCGAATCAGCCTCTCCTTCTCCCCGTGGCCCAGAGACGATGCAAGTCGTGAGCCTGAGCTTCAGTCTCTGCCTCATCACTTGCCTCAGACTCTGCCCCAGACCTATCAAACCCAGGAGTCAGTGTTCGTCCCTCCCCCATCcatatcctcctcctcctttctgcCCCTGGAGAAGCCCAGGTCACCCAGGAGGCCACGGCGAGCAACCCGCCCGTGCCACACCTCCGGCTCAGTGCCTGAAAGGCCCTACAGCCCCAGGAGGGGGTGCAGTGGGCCTCCCGGTGGTGCTCCAGCTAATCCCCATCAGGTCAGCAGACTCGTCGGTGCCTGCTTCCCCTTAACCTCCATTGCCCTCTGTCCTTGTCTGGGCTGCTATGTAAATCACACTAGCTTCTCTCCCCCCAGTGTCCTAATTGTTGCTTGACTAACAACTTGTGGCTGCTCGCTAAGCTTCATAAGTCTGCTTGTGCTAGCATGTAGCATGTATTAGTTGTGATTAGTCCTTCATGTACCCCCTATTGTCCTGCATGTTCATTCGTTATTTTAATGCATGAATAGCTTTTGTGCTTTCTTTTCTGATTTATGTTTTGTCCAGTATATCAATGCTGATATACTCCTGTGTGAGTAGCCATTTCAGCCAAAGTCTGCTCCCTGCCTCTACTTTGTGGCTGAATTTGGCCCATGCAGTTTTCCACAATGATTAAAAACTGACCTCTGGTAGCTAGAATGACTGACTTggtgtgtctttctttcttttattgtaACCCAAAAGGCCAGTGCGGAAGCCTGGAGAAAAATGTTccttaaatgtattattgtatagATGGGCTGAAACTAGGGATGGACATTTAAGCTTTCTCTGTAGCTGTGCAGTAAAAGAGAGGGTGCTGATGGATCAGTGGAAAAGATATGTGCCTTTTGGTGTGAgtgacctgggttcaattccccactgtgacacatccaccaatgtgtccctgagcaagacacttaacccctagtttctccagaggtgtgcaatcTCTGAAatatatagcaattataagtcgctttggataaaagtgtcagataaatcTAAACGCAAAGAATATAAAGTAACATACAGATTTCTGTGCAGATCGCACTATGGGAATAATGTACTTTTCATTGCGGGTCTAGTTCATGATTTTCATTGCTATGTCATCAGCTGTGTGTTATGGGTACACAAAATCTGTCCATTTAATACATAATCACAATCACAAATCTATTGTATAGCTGTTTCTGCAACTGTCACAATGGCAGTcctgttggcggttttcagctTGGCCTTGAGCTTCTCAGCATTCTTTCCATGTTTAATCAGAGCAGCTCGCATTGTGTATAACACATTCAAGTTCAACAAATTTTGAAAGTCAGTATCTTCAACAGACCTATGATGCACTTAATTCAACGTTGGCTACTGCTGTTTTCCATTTAGCTAGTTGATTAAAAATGCCCATCCCTAGTTAAACATAAGTAAATGCCCTTCCATGACTTTTTCTATTGAGCTTGATgtgcacacactcatacacgCAAACAAACTCATCAACAGTATCCAGCCAGTCAACATCTATAGTATTAATATATGCTGCCTCTGTCTGATCCAGGAGCTGGCTAGTTTGGAGGGTAAGCCCAAAATGGGCTTCCACCACTTGGAGAAAGGGCGTGCAGTTTCCTCTTCCCCGTCCCCCCACAGTAATGGTGAGACAGGAGCCCTGGAGCAGCTGTCCAAGCCTGGTCTCACTGGAGAATCCATGTACAGGAGGAGGTACACACAGGGAATGGGGGACATTAGACTGAAGAGGGATGTCATATGATTAATAACTAGATAAAAACTCACatacttttgtcttttgttgtgCAAGTGCTAGCTTTAAGCTAAATGTAAGCTAGTTAGGTGGTAAATCTCCTGTTGTCATTTTCTAGCCAGTCAATTATTTTTGTTGGATccttttcataaaataaatctttcCCAGAAAGATGATCTAGCAGCATGACCAGCAACACTGCAGTAAAGGAAAGGAAAGCTTTTAGAAGCCCTGAACAGCAAAGGATGTTGCTGTTAGACGTATCTCTCCACCCCCACCCACTTTTTGTGTGCGTTATGTAGAAGAGAGGGCTCCAATCCTCGGAGTGTGACTGAATCCACTGTGGAACAAGGAAACGGGAGCTCAGGGGAGTTCCAGATTAGCACACCCTCAGCTTTCAGCAAGTTGAACCTGCACAGGAGCTTCAGTCCTCTTGTCCTGTCCCAGGGCTCCTGGTCATCAAGGTGACGTTGGGTTTAAATAAGTCATGTGACTAAATCGGTGTAGAACATTATTTTTTCACAGAGGACACTGATGATGATGCATACAAATTCTACAGACCctcataataataaatattatgttagttattttaaatttgtgttcCCCTTCTCCAACATAAAGGAGTGCATCCCCCTGTCTGTCAAGCCGGTCCTCGCCCCTCCTGGCTGCCCCTCATCCTGAAGGTTCTCCTGAGCCTTTTTCAGACGGTGCAGAGGTCCAGGTGGCCAACCTGGACTACAGAATGTCCCGCAAGGACCTGCAGCAGACGCTACATGACACCTTCTCACGATACGGGCGGGTAAGGCCTACTCACGAATGTTGTTATACCTATTAATGTATAGATAGCCTTTATCCTCGTGACATCTGAGTCTAAAAGAGCAAAGTCTCAACTGAAATTCAcccctgtctctctttgtcATCTCTTTGTCTGACTTGTTTTGTCTAGGTGAAAACTGTGGAGCTTAGCCCCCACACTGACTATCAGCTGAAGGCCACAATCCAGATGTTGTCCTTGCAGCAGGCCATAAGTGCCGTTAGTGGCCTGCACCGTTATAAGATCGGAGGCAAGCGCATTCAGGTGTCTTTGATCACTGGAGGCAGCAACAAATCGCTTGCCATGCTCAGGTAGAGTCAGGTGTAGTTGAGTTGGGTTCATGAATACATATTTTCTTCAACTGTTCTTGGTTTGTTGTGATAAATTTTAGCTTTCTCATTATACAGCACAGAGATCATCAGCATTCTTCAGGATGCACCTGCCAATTGCCTCCCCCTCTTCAAGTTCACTGAAATCTATGAGAAAAAGTAAGTAGATCTGTCCCAACTCATGGCTTTCAAACATGAACAACTTTACCCATACACATAAATGTGAGGTGCAGGTCACACACATGTCACACGCAGGCCTCTGCCTCTCCagcaattcatagttttcacgtgacgtcacattccaaggaaaacgctctcttggagggcaaaaagacattttctactacctgccaaccaggaagcaagtgatgcacggttactttgagtttgttacttttgcgtttccaaaatgctggatggttgtgctttcggatgcactaatcgaggaggagtcgagcctgggctgtgttaggtcagggattccccagaaggggaaagtaaacattaccacaGTTGAGCAgtggcagggacctggcggtttttaatgGTAGAAATGCGGaagcggatgctgtaacgttatatggatcgttatatggggtggtgatggcgcaatggataagatgcctgcctttggcgTGAGACCCGgtttcaatcccccactgtgacccatccaccattgtgtccctgagcaagacacttaaccccctcttgctccagaggcgtgcgacctctgtgttttttggggggggggggttgtttttgccctccaggtcaccacGCATGTCATGTAACTGATAATAGTTAAtactgtctttctctttgcTTGCCTGATGACAGCTTGAAGATAACCTAGAAAGCCAAGGACAAGAGATATGGTGCTCTAGACTACAACTGTCTCCCCTTAGAATGTAATACATGTGACCTCCTAGTTACAACTTGACTTAGGTAAACCATTAGTTCATCATTCAATAAGATTGTTACACACACTTAAGCCAGTAGAGAATGATCTTGTAAGGGGTACATCGTAGACTTTATAGTTAAACAGTAAAGGGACAAATATGGTGGACAAAGAGGATCTTCAGATTTGGTTTTGGCACTACAAGTGTCCTCACTTTGTAGTATAGCAATTCCAAAATGATAAGAGatgtatttcaaaataatttgtGCAGCCAAACTATATGCTTTCCCCCCCCACACTCCAGATATTCACGTAAGATTGTCGTTGGGGATCTGTACAAGTTACCAGAGGTGGTGGCAGTGCGGGAACAGGGAGGCTCAAGGCTTGTGTGCCTTCTGCCCAGCAGCCAAATCCGTCAGAGTCCACTGGGATCTTCCCAGGAGGGCTCATGCTCTGCCAGCGGCAGCCCCGTGATCTTTGAGGAGCTGGAGTACCATGAACCTGTCTGCAGACAACACTACACACATCAGGACTTCAGGTTCTTAGAATTTTGCATGCAAAATGCACATAGTGTATTTAATCTGCTTATTTCATGAAAACCTCTATTAAGAGTTACATACCCCTTGTCATCAAACTTGTTTTGTTGATAATTCTTTAAAGActtaatgatttatttattataatctGCTAGTGCCCAAGTTCCATAATGGTCCCGCGCATCTTCACCTGTCATGTACCTCACTTGCCCTTTGCCTGAAGAATTAAGTGTACCTTAATTCTCAAAGCACCGTTCTCAACTTTTATTTCTCTAGTGAGGCTGACTTTGACCCAGACTCCTACAAAATACCTTTTGTTGTGATGTCGCTGAGCACCTTAGCCTCCGAGGTCCACAGTCTGTTGCAGTCACATGAGGGAACTCTTCCATTACTAAGGTGACAACCAGCTCTTTAATTCACGTATAAATGTTTTCATCAAACGAAGCATGTTTTAACATTATGAAGTAAATAATGTAGTATCTTTTCTTTTAGTTTCCCAGACTGCTATGCAGCGAAGTTCAGCTCTCTGCAGCTGGGAAATGAGGCACTGGAGGGTGGTGTTCCTCTGGAGCACCTCATTACCTGTGTTCCCAGTATCACTATAGTTACAGCTCAGAATGGTTTCAAAGTCATCAAGTGGATCCACAACAAACCACCAGCACCAAACTCGGGTGGGAACAAAATCTTTAgtctttgttttgacatttgaaCTCGAATGTGTGAATTTTCTACAGTATCTGCTTAGATTTGTCTTTACCTGTCAGATATACCCATTTCAGCAGTttgaaaaaacatgtttcttttcaCGCAGAGCCGTGGATTCAGCGCTGCAAGAGTCCGGTTGGCAATCCACAGCTCATTCAGTTCAGCCGTGAGATTATCGACCTGTTGAAGAGTCAACCTTCTTGCATCATGCCCATGAGCAAGTTCATACCCTCATACCACCATCACTTTGCCAAGCAGTGCCGCGTCTCTGACTATGGCTACTCCAAGCTGCTGGAGCTTCTGGAGGCCGTGCCACATGTCCTGCAGGTATTGAGGTTACTGAGTCGCACATGATTGCCAGATTACTTTTTTAATTGTACATTTGTTTGTATTCGACATATatattgattgttttttgttttttttacctacaGATCTTGGGTATGGGTACCAAACGTTTACTGACCCTGACCCATCGTGCTCAAGTGAAGCGCTTCACCCAAGACTTGCTCAAACTGCTCAAATTTCAAGCCAGTAAACAAGTGGCAATTAAGGACTTCATGCAGGCATACCATTGGTCAGTCAGCATTGCTTGGAGCTGTAGATGACGTCTGGAGGATGTTTTTAAGTTAATTCGGATAAATGCTAGGGGTGTGCGGGCAAATAAGTATGGATCATCTGTGTTATGGATGTTTTGTGAGATATTCTTATACTTTTGTGTGTCAGGTGCTTCTCCAGAGACTGGAGGGTGATCGACTATGGCATATGTGACCTGATGGACCTGCTGACCGAGATTCCTGACACCACCATCACTATTACACATCAGGACACGGACACAGTCATCTCTGTTCCCAAGAGAGGTCCGTTTTAAACCAGTAACTAAAAATACCTATTTACAAGTGAAGATGAAGCTAAATGTGAATTGTTGGTTGTCCACTGCACCCCACAGCTATGTCAACAAGCCACAACCCACTATACTTTCAGAAGCCATGTTTGCCTATTTAATTACAAATATTGTTTctgattatttacattattgacATGGTCAGATTGCTGGTATTGCAGTTCCCAGTGTAGTCTTTATCAAGAGacttatttaaaatgttgttagaAATGATAAGAATACTATTTACTTTGTCTGAAGCAAACCTTTGTATAATTgttaaatataacaatatatgcAGTCCTGTGCAAAGACTTTTAGAATTGGATGCtggattattttcattcactttgcattttattaattcataaacATACTATATTaccatgtctatttttgaaagtgtTCTTACTAAAAtacctaaaagaaaaaaaaaaaacacccctaAAATATAAGATAATCGATGCTGACAATCCTTACAGTGTGCCAATAATTTCACTGAATTCCCTCTTATTTCCCTACAGAGCGTACAGTGGAGGAAATGGAGCGCACTAAGCAGTTTGGGAAGGAGGTGGTGGACCTTCTTCGTCACCAGCCTCACTGTCGAATGCCCTTCAGTAAGTTCATCCCCACCTACCACCATCACTTCGGTCGTCAGTGCAAGCTCAGCTACTACGGCTTCACTAAGCTCGTGGAGCTCTTCGAGGCAATCCCCGACATACTGATGGTGAGTTAGgtagactgtgtgtgtggtccCCTGTGCTCTTAACTATGAGGAGTTGTTGATCATAACAGAATATTTACCAGCCCTCAGGACAAAAGGGAAGTaagatttaataaattatattgaaGCAGTGGTATCAAAGTGTAAATCTGGTGTGTAATGATTTTACCTCCCATGCTATGCagcaaaaagaaagaatggCAATTAC
Proteins encoded in this region:
- the LOC123969338 gene encoding meiosis regulator and mRNA stability factor 1 isoform X4: MMEGLGKESSICSSRPLPWLSHPKTEASTLLWKLKDCFSTNETTSIHHTDKENNYMDSRKAVLELKDVPPPPPHHTSSSQSSQPFSLAPLPLSSPCLPPPQLTQDSQQQPPQQQQQEGASPKVSICTHCEYCSTDGYGLLRGGGVVGSSSSIAGVVSLYMAPASLGAPISSSSIGMPGPCSVASSVHQYKHKLCYGSGGDALDPSRSLGYKPQLLSSVATSQPISSHPYTSCCSGLLPTYQSVPLPCSQPSLFPSSTPLASSLPCVSTLPAHLHGSCLASSGYYTCGVDCCPSARRSQRSTLGDHPTTTTITTTTTSAHFCSNPMHLNVERTVCVKGAHYCQECLLKPMKGLALESDKVWPNVPVPQTAPIPIPICNGCGTSSDSMMLMSSTSLGKTGQKYGSPENSGPENIPPVGVFWDIENCSVPSGRSAGAVVQRIRSRFFQGHREAEFICVCDISKESKAVIQELNNCQVTVAHINATAKNAADDKLRQSLRRFAETHTAPATVVLVSSDVNFASELSDLRHRHGFQVILVHGSHTSSALLQHAHCHVAFQEITADLPPRMLVKAQPSFNLLYVHNLPVNCDKSLRNAVKLRLRRLSDNCGGKVLGVSQGTAVLRFGSPEAATRARKRMENEDVFGHRISLSFSPWPRDDASREPELQSLPHHLPQTLPQTYQTQESVFVPPPSISSSSFLPLEKPRSPRRPRRATRPCHTSGSVPERPYSPRRGCSGPPGGAPANPHQELASLEGKPKMGFHHLEKGRAVSSSPSPHSNGETGALEQLSKPGLTGESMYRRRREGSNPRSVTESTVEQGNGSSGEFQISTPSAFSKLNLHRSFSPLVLSQGSWSSRSASPCLSSRSSPLLAAPHPEGSPEPFSDGAEVQVANLDYRMSRKDLQQTLHDTFSRYGRVKTVELSPHTDYQLKATIQMLSLQQAISAVSGLHRYKIGGKRIQVSLITGGSNKSLAMLSTEIISILQDAPANCLPLFKFTEIYEKKYSRKIVVGDLYKLPEVVAVREQGGSRLVCLLPSSQIRQSPLGSSQEGSCSASGSPVIFEELEYHEPVCRQHYTHQDFSEADFDPDSYKIPFVVMSLSTLASEVHSLLQSHEGTLPLLSFPDCYAAKFSSLQLGNEALEGGVPLEHLITCVPSITIVTAQNGFKVIKWIHNKPPAPNSEPWIQRCKSPVGNPQLIQFSREIIDLLKSQPSCIMPMSKFIPSYHHHFAKQCRVSDYGYSKLLELLEAVPHVLQILGMGTKRLLTLTHRAQVKRFTQDLLKLLKFQASKQVAIKDFMQAYHWCFSRDWRVIDYGICDLMDLLTEIPDTTITITHQDTDTVISVPKRERTVEEMERTKQFGKEVVDLLRHQPHCRMPFSKFIPTYHHHFGRQCKLSYYGFTKLVELFEAIPDILMVLECGEEKVLTLTEVERIKALAAQLVKLLRAQKNSSLPVSQLLTEYSKTFGYGLRLQDYDASSLPALLTKLCHVVKVVDGSEGREVQLINRKSLRSLTSQLLSLLMSQEEEHLTKGLKVELLSQHYLNAHGALLNPCEYGFLSLSELLKSLPYLVELYHEESDDDSKAGNTANGRGEEWVRLTRLYQFARNVRALLHTYHYNQIFLTEFQGAYNKFTGYSLEPRSYGYISTDELLSAIPQVVWIKGHGHKRIIVLKNDMKARVSSSVPNSPLPEENMESPRDSPISNTTSEAQSPDRIMFLYLPGVPDVAAESELLCLTSPVDLLCGPVPSCLPSPQLHPDPVLLQETDLIHFEERTPPQPTVSNEPEVVAAVADSTSDPPEHPGSTEASAVSRLSPPPDMKTPLSVDSPSRRATRSRIKLAANFSFPADL
- the LOC123969338 gene encoding meiosis regulator and mRNA stability factor 1 isoform X2, with product MAPASLGAPISSSSIGMPGPCSVASSVHQYKHKLCYGSGGDALDPSRSLGYKPQLLSSVATSQPISSHPYTSCCSGLLPTYQSVPLPCSQPSLFPSSTPLASSLPCVSTLPAHLHGSCLASSGYYTCGVDCCPSARRSQRSTLGDHPTTTTITTTTTSAHFCSNPMHLNVERTVCVKGAHYCQECLLKPMKGLALESDKVWPNVPVPQTAPIPIPICNGCGTSSDSMMLMSSTSLGKTGQKYGSPENSGPENIPPVGVFWDIENCSVPSGRSAGAVVQRIRSRFFQGHREAEFICVCDISKESKAVIQELNNCQVTVAHINATAKNAADDKLRQSLRRFAETHTAPATVVLVSSDVNFASELSDLRHRHGFQVILVHGSHTSSALLQHAHCHVAFQEITADLPPRMLVKAQELASLEGKPKMGFHHLEKGRAVSSSPSPHSNGETGALEQLSKPGLTGESMYRRRREGSNPRSVTESTVEQGNGSSGEFQISTPSAFSKLNLHRSFSPLVLSQGSWSSRSASPCLSSRSSPLLAAPHPEGSPEPFSDGAEVQVANLDYRMSRKDLQQTLHDTFSRYGRVKTVELSPHTDYQLKATIQMLSLQQAISAVSGLHRYKIGGKRIQVSLITGGSNKSLAMLSTEIISILQDAPANCLPLFKFTEIYEKKYSRKIVVGDLYKLPEVVAVREQGGSRLVCLLPSSQIRQSPLGSSQEGSCSASGSPVIFEELEYHEPVCRQHYTHQDFSEADFDPDSYKIPFVVMSLSTLASEVHSLLQSHEGTLPLLSFPDCYAAKFSSLQLGNEALEGGVPLEHLITCVPSITIVTAQNGFKVIKWIHNKPPAPNSEPWIQRCKSPVGNPQLIQFSREIIDLLKSQPSCIMPMSKFIPSYHHHFAKQCRVSDYGYSKLLELLEAVPHVLQILGMGTKRLLTLTHRAQVKRFTQDLLKLLKFQASKQVAIKDFMQAYHWCFSRDWRVIDYGICDLMDLLTEIPDTTITITHQDTDTVISVPKRERTVEEMERTKQFGKEVVDLLRHQPHCRMPFSKFIPTYHHHFGRQCKLSYYGFTKLVELFEAIPDILMVLECGEEKVLTLTEVERIKALAAQLVKLLRAQKNSSLPVSQLLTEYSKTFGYGLRLQDYDASSLPALLTKLCHVVKVVDGSEGREVQLINRKSLRSLTSQLLSLLMSQEEEHLTKGLKVELLSQHYLNAHGALLNPCEYGFLSLSELLKSLPYLVELYHEESDDDSKAGNTANGRGEEWVRLTRLYQFARNVRALLHTYHYNQIFLTEFQGAYNKFTGYSLEPRSYGYISTDELLSAIPQVVWIKGHGHKRIIVLKNDMKARVSSSVPNSPLPEENMESPRDSPISNTTSEAQSPGVPDVAAESELLCLTSPVDLLCGPVPSCLPSPQLHPDPVLLQETDLIHFEERTPPQPTVSNEPEVVAAVADSTSDPPEHPGSTEASAVSRLSPPPDMKTPLSVDSPSRRATRSRIKLAANFSFPADL
- the LOC123969338 gene encoding meiosis regulator and mRNA stability factor 1 isoform X1, with translation MAPASLGAPISSSSIGMPGPCSVASSVHQYKHKLCYGSGGDALDPSRSLGYKPQLLSSVATSQPISSHPYTSCCSGLLPTYQSVPLPCSQPSLFPSSTPLASSLPCVSTLPAHLHGSCLASSGYYTCGVDCCPSARRSQRSTLGDHPTTTTITTTTTSAHFCSNPMHLNVERTVCVKGAHYCQECLLKPMKGLALESDKVWPNVPVPQTAPIPIPICNGCGTSSDSMMLMSSTSLGKTGQKYGSPENSGPENIPPVGVFWDIENCSVPSGRSAGAVVQRIRSRFFQGHREAEFICVCDISKESKAVIQELNNCQVTVAHINATAKNAADDKLRQSLRRFAETHTAPATVVLVSSDVNFASELSDLRHRHGFQVILVHGSHTSSALLQHAHCHVAFQEITADLPPRMLVKAQELASLEGKPKMGFHHLEKGRAVSSSPSPHSNGETGALEQLSKPGLTGESMYRRRREGSNPRSVTESTVEQGNGSSGEFQISTPSAFSKLNLHRSFSPLVLSQGSWSSRSASPCLSSRSSPLLAAPHPEGSPEPFSDGAEVQVANLDYRMSRKDLQQTLHDTFSRYGRVKTVELSPHTDYQLKATIQMLSLQQAISAVSGLHRYKIGGKRIQVSLITGGSNKSLAMLSTEIISILQDAPANCLPLFKFTEIYEKKYSRKIVVGDLYKLPEVVAVREQGGSRLVCLLPSSQIRQSPLGSSQEGSCSASGSPVIFEELEYHEPVCRQHYTHQDFSEADFDPDSYKIPFVVMSLSTLASEVHSLLQSHEGTLPLLSFPDCYAAKFSSLQLGNEALEGGVPLEHLITCVPSITIVTAQNGFKVIKWIHNKPPAPNSEPWIQRCKSPVGNPQLIQFSREIIDLLKSQPSCIMPMSKFIPSYHHHFAKQCRVSDYGYSKLLELLEAVPHVLQILGMGTKRLLTLTHRAQVKRFTQDLLKLLKFQASKQVAIKDFMQAYHWCFSRDWRVIDYGICDLMDLLTEIPDTTITITHQDTDTVISVPKRERTVEEMERTKQFGKEVVDLLRHQPHCRMPFSKFIPTYHHHFGRQCKLSYYGFTKLVELFEAIPDILMVLECGEEKVLTLTEVERIKALAAQLVKLLRAQKNSSLPVSQLLTEYSKTFGYGLRLQDYDASSLPALLTKLCHVVKVVDGSEGREVQLINRKSLRSLTSQLLSLLMSQEEEHLTKGLKVELLSQHYLNAHGALLNPCEYGFLSLSELLKSLPYLVELYHEESDDDSKAGNTANGRGEEWVRLTRLYQFARNVRALLHTYHYNQIFLTEFQGAYNKFTGYSLEPRSYGYISTDELLSAIPQVVWIKGHGHKRIIVLKNDMKARVSSSVPNSPLPEENMESPRDSPISNTTSEAQSPDRIMFLYLPGVPDVAAESELLCLTSPVDLLCGPVPSCLPSPQLHPDPVLLQETDLIHFEERTPPQPTVSNEPEVVAAVADSTSDPPEHPGSTEASAVSRLSPPPDMKTPLSVDSPSRRATRSRIKLAANFSFPADL
- the LOC123969338 gene encoding meiosis regulator and mRNA stability factor 1 isoform X3; amino-acid sequence: MMEGLGKESSICSSRPLPWLSHPKTEASTLLWKLKDCFSTNETTSIHHTDKENNYMDSRKAVLELKDVPPPPPHHTSSSQSSQPFSLAPLPLSSPCLPPPQLTQDSQQQPPQQQQQEGASPKPMKGLALESDKVWPNVPVPQTAPIPIPICNGCGTSSDSMMLMSSTSLGKTGQKYGSPENSGPENIPPVGVFWDIENCSVPSGRSAGAVVQRIRSRFFQGHREAEFICVCDISKESKAVIQELNNCQVTVAHINATAKNAADDKLRQSLRRFAETHTAPATVVLVSSDVNFASELSDLRHRHGFQVILVHGSHTSSALLQHAHCHVAFQEITADLPPRMLVKAQELASLEGKPKMGFHHLEKGRAVSSSPSPHSNGETGALEQLSKPGLTGESMYRRRREGSNPRSVTESTVEQGNGSSGEFQISTPSAFSKLNLHRSFSPLVLSQGSWSSRSASPCLSSRSSPLLAAPHPEGSPEPFSDGAEVQVANLDYRMSRKDLQQTLHDTFSRYGRVKTVELSPHTDYQLKATIQMLSLQQAISAVSGLHRYKIGGKRIQVSLITGGSNKSLAMLSTEIISILQDAPANCLPLFKFTEIYEKKYSRKIVVGDLYKLPEVVAVREQGGSRLVCLLPSSQIRQSPLGSSQEGSCSASGSPVIFEELEYHEPVCRQHYTHQDFSEADFDPDSYKIPFVVMSLSTLASEVHSLLQSHEGTLPLLSFPDCYAAKFSSLQLGNEALEGGVPLEHLITCVPSITIVTAQNGFKVIKWIHNKPPAPNSEPWIQRCKSPVGNPQLIQFSREIIDLLKSQPSCIMPMSKFIPSYHHHFAKQCRVSDYGYSKLLELLEAVPHVLQILGMGTKRLLTLTHRAQVKRFTQDLLKLLKFQASKQVAIKDFMQAYHWCFSRDWRVIDYGICDLMDLLTEIPDTTITITHQDTDTVISVPKRERTVEEMERTKQFGKEVVDLLRHQPHCRMPFSKFIPTYHHHFGRQCKLSYYGFTKLVELFEAIPDILMVLECGEEKVLTLTEVERIKALAAQLVKLLRAQKNSSLPVSQLLTEYSKTFGYGLRLQDYDASSLPALLTKLCHVVKVVDGSEGREVQLINRKSLRSLTSQLLSLLMSQEEEHLTKGLKVELLSQHYLNAHGALLNPCEYGFLSLSELLKSLPYLVELYHEESDDDSKAGNTANGRGEEWVRLTRLYQFARNVRALLHTYHYNQIFLTEFQGAYNKFTGYSLEPRSYGYISTDELLSAIPQVVWIKGHGHKRIIVLKNDMKARVSSSVPNSPLPEENMESPRDSPISNTTSEAQSPDRIMFLYLPGVPDVAAESELLCLTSPVDLLCGPVPSCLPSPQLHPDPVLLQETDLIHFEERTPPQPTVSNEPEVVAAVADSTSDPPEHPGSTEASAVSRLSPPPDMKTPLSVDSPSRRATRSRIKLAANFSFPADL